From the genome of Danio aesculapii chromosome 16, fDanAes4.1, whole genome shotgun sequence, one region includes:
- the ccn4b gene encoding cellular communication network factor 4b — protein sequence MWRLLSWILLTSSLHQASFHNSTDSPLMTTELDPYNRNRYCKWPCKCPKSALVCPHGVSLLTDGCDCCKACAKQAGETCNEKDICDYHKGLYCDYSADKPRYEKGVCAYVMGTGCEYNGVIYRNGQSFQPNCKYRCLCVNGAIGCVPLCTDSLPPRVWCQSPKRVKIPGQCCEKWICEESRKPRKTNPRHAPAEVSTNDIWHNNCIAQTTPWSPCSKTCGRGVSLRISNENAGCVMEKESRLCNLRPCEVDITKHFRPGKKCLNIYREPDFQNFTISGCISKKAYWPKYCGVCTDERCCIPYKSKTIEVEFECPDGALLIWKYMWINACFCNLSCRNPNDIFEDLEQYYEFNEIVN from the exons ATGTGGAGACTCCTGTCGTGGATTCTTTTGACATCCAGTTTGCACCAG GCCAGTTTCCACAACTCCACAGACTCTCCTCTTATGACCACAGAATTGGACCCTTATAACCGAAATCGATACTGTAAATGGCCGTGTAAGTGTCCCAAGAGTGCCCTTGTTTGCCCACATGGGGTCAGTCTGTTGACAGATGGATGTGACTGCTGCAAGGCTTGTGCCAAGCAGGCAGGAGAGACCTGTAATGAGAAAGATATCTGTGACTATCATAAAGGACTTTACTGTGACTACAGCGCTGACAAGCCGAGGTACGAAAAAGGAGTGTGCGCAT ATGTTATGGGCACAGGCTGTGAGTATAATGGTGTGATATACCGTAATGGCCAAAGCTTCCAGCCCAATTGTAAATACCGCTGTCTGTGTGTAAATGGGGCGATTGGATGTGTGCCTCTATGCACTGATTCATTGCCACCGCGAGTCTGGTGTCAGTCGCCCAAACGAGTGAAGATCCCAGGCCAATGCTGCGAAAAATGGATCTGCGAAGAGTCCCGTAAACCACGAAAGACCAACCCCAGACATGCCCCCGCAGAAG TGTCCACTAATGATATTTGGCACAACAACTGCATTGCCCAGACTACCCCGTGGAGTCCCTGCTCAAAGACCTGTGGACGGGGCGTTTCACTGCGCATCTCTAATGAAAATGCTGGCTGTGTGATGGAGAAAGAGTCTCGACTCTGTAACCTCCGACCCTGTGAGGTGGACATCACCAAACACTTCAGA CCAGGTAAAAAATGCCTGAACATCTACCGCGAGCCAGACTTTCAGAACTTCACCATCTCAGGCTGCATCAGTAAGAAGGCCTATTGGCCTAAATACTGTGGTGTCTGCACCGATGAGCGCTGCTGcatcccctacaagtccaaaaccaTCGAGGTGGAGTTTGAGTGTCCAGATGGAGCACTTCTCATCTGGAAATACATGTGGATCAACGCCTGCTTCTGCAACCTCTCCTGCAGGAATCCAAATGATATTTTTGAAGATCTGGAGCAGTACTATGAGTTTAATGAGATTGTTAACTAG